In Sphingobium amiense, a genomic segment contains:
- a CDS encoding CRISPR-associated endonuclease Cas3'', producing the protein MEIFAHSVDGRPEAHWEPLSHHLSQVGHRAAAFASLFGAADISCAMGLLHDIGKMSESYQNYIRSAPKAGGPKGPDHSSAGAKEAARLYQPYLGRIMAFGLAGHHAGLMDGGGHEGGNLSMRLTKSVEDYTGWEDHVLGLPGAEVLTTGLPRFDRNRIDATFSPSFFVRMLFSCLVDADFLATEAFLTQASGEPLPARGGVITADHLAKVRTYMAGHRRCDTPLNRLRSQILDHANGKAGLPTGLFTMTVPTGGGKTLTSLSFAMEHAAAHDLRRIIYVIPFTSIIEQTAEIFRKILGDEDVLEHHSSFDWDRREPARENDEDDEGPAGLAKLRRDAQNWDAPLIVTTAVQFFESLFAARTSKARKLHNLAKSVIILDEAQSIPIHLLRPCMAAIDELARNYGATVILCTATQPALRVQDGALPRKTRDGHAEGLEIGDDRELAPDPQGLYKQLRRVRVEWRHDPVSDAEIAARFAAQPQMLCIVNSRAHARDLFEAIEKQDGAAHLTTLMCARHRRAVLADLRQRLAARLPVRLVATSLIEAGVDVDFPEVWRAVAGLSNIAQAAGRCNREGRIEGLGRTVVFEPAEVEGRKPVPRAMIPFYQAAKNAERKIMRDPDADILGLEAVREYYRWLYWEQGYAALDKARLPDGSPIEIIAAIRDSCRRLEFPFARIAQAFRMIDDVMDPVIVPWGATTEEKASIDALIAEMKDESRPFLPSGAQRRLQQYIVPVPSGARQTLLASGAAQAIRAKDYGDSFVLLENPSLYDERFGLRLDDPTWRTSESNIM; encoded by the coding sequence ATGGAAATATTTGCTCACTCTGTTGATGGGCGACCGGAGGCCCATTGGGAGCCTCTGTCTCACCACTTGTCGCAAGTTGGTCATCGCGCGGCAGCATTTGCATCGCTGTTCGGCGCGGCCGACATATCGTGCGCCATGGGTCTGCTGCACGACATTGGTAAAATGTCAGAGTCCTACCAGAATTATATCCGAAGCGCGCCCAAGGCTGGCGGTCCCAAGGGGCCGGATCACAGCAGCGCCGGGGCGAAAGAGGCCGCGCGCCTCTATCAGCCATATCTTGGCCGCATCATGGCATTTGGCCTGGCGGGCCATCATGCCGGGCTGATGGATGGCGGCGGCCATGAAGGCGGCAACCTGTCGATGCGGCTGACCAAATCGGTTGAAGATTATACCGGCTGGGAGGATCATGTCCTTGGGCTGCCCGGCGCCGAGGTGCTGACGACAGGACTGCCGCGCTTCGATCGCAATCGCATCGACGCCACTTTTTCCCCGTCCTTTTTCGTACGGATGCTATTTTCCTGCCTGGTCGATGCCGATTTTCTTGCCACCGAAGCCTTTCTTACGCAGGCCAGCGGCGAACCGCTGCCTGCCCGGGGCGGGGTCATCACTGCCGATCATCTTGCCAAAGTTCGCACTTATATGGCGGGGCACAGGCGTTGCGACACCCCGCTCAACCGGCTGCGCTCGCAAATACTCGATCATGCCAATGGAAAGGCGGGGCTGCCGACGGGCCTTTTCACCATGACGGTGCCGACTGGCGGAGGCAAGACGCTGACATCGCTTAGCTTTGCGATGGAACATGCGGCGGCCCATGATCTGCGCCGCATCATCTACGTCATCCCCTTCACCTCGATCATCGAACAGACGGCGGAGATTTTCCGCAAGATCCTGGGCGACGAAGATGTGTTGGAACATCATTCCAGCTTCGATTGGGATCGGCGCGAACCCGCGCGAGAGAATGATGAAGATGACGAAGGGCCGGCCGGGCTGGCCAAATTGCGGCGCGACGCACAGAATTGGGATGCGCCGCTGATCGTCACGACCGCGGTGCAATTTTTCGAAAGTCTGTTTGCAGCCCGGACCAGCAAGGCGCGCAAGCTCCATAATCTCGCCAAAAGCGTCATCATTCTGGACGAGGCGCAATCCATCCCGATCCACCTGTTGCGCCCTTGCATGGCCGCGATCGACGAACTGGCGCGCAATTATGGCGCGACCGTCATCCTGTGCACCGCTACCCAGCCGGCACTGCGGGTCCAGGACGGTGCGCTGCCCAGAAAAACGAGGGATGGCCACGCCGAGGGACTGGAGATCGGCGACGACCGCGAACTCGCGCCCGATCCGCAGGGTCTCTATAAACAGCTTCGCCGTGTGCGCGTGGAATGGCGTCACGATCCGGTCAGCGACGCGGAGATCGCAGCGCGCTTTGCTGCGCAGCCGCAGATGCTTTGCATCGTCAACAGCCGCGCCCACGCGCGCGACCTGTTCGAGGCGATAGAGAAGCAGGATGGCGCCGCGCATCTGACGACCCTGATGTGCGCGCGCCATCGCCGCGCCGTGCTGGCGGACTTGCGCCAGCGCCTAGCTGCACGCCTGCCCGTGCGGCTGGTGGCGACCAGCCTGATCGAGGCCGGCGTCGACGTCGACTTTCCCGAGGTGTGGCGCGCGGTGGCGGGCCTGTCCAATATCGCGCAGGCGGCCGGGCGGTGCAATCGCGAAGGCCGGATTGAAGGGCTGGGACGAACGGTGGTGTTCGAACCGGCCGAGGTGGAAGGTCGCAAGCCCGTGCCGCGGGCGATGATCCCCTTTTACCAGGCGGCGAAGAACGCGGAGCGTAAGATCATGCGTGATCCCGACGCGGACATTCTGGGTCTGGAGGCGGTGCGGGAATATTATCGCTGGCTTTACTGGGAGCAGGGCTATGCCGCGCTGGACAAGGCGCGCCTGCCGGATGGATCCCCGATCGAGATCATCGCGGCCATCCGCGATAGCTGCCGCAGGCTTGAGTTCCCCTTTGCGCGCATCGCGCAGGCTTTCCGCATGATCGACGATGTGATGGACCCGGTGATCGTGCCGTGGGGCGCAACGACCGAAGAGAAAGCGTCGATCGACGCACTGATCGCCGAAATGAAGGATGAAAGCCGACCTTTCCTGCCGTCCGGCGCGCAACGCAGGCTTCAGCAATATATCGTGCCTGTGCCGTCCGGAGCGCGCCAAACCCTGCTGGCCAGCGGCGCGGCGCAGGCTATTCGCGCAAAAGACTATGGCGACAGCTTCGTCCTGCTCGAAAACCCGTCGCTTTATGATGAGCGGTTCGGCCTGCGGCTGGACGATCCCACATGGCGGACCAGCGAGAGTAATATCATGTAA
- the cas5c gene encoding type I-C CRISPR-associated protein Cas5c yields MGIRLHVWGERACFTRPEMKVERVSYDVITPSAARGILEAIHWKPAIRWHVDRIHVLRPVRFRSIRRNEVGAKASAANVVSAMKRGTTEGLGIAVDENRQQRAALVLVDVAYVIEAHFTLTGKAGPEDSAAKHVSMFNRRAAQGQCFHRPCLGTREFDAEFALIADGEPLPPCELPADRRDADLGWMLHDIDFANGNESRFFRAKMKDGVIEVPPFSADEVVA; encoded by the coding sequence ATGGGTATTCGACTGCATGTCTGGGGCGAACGCGCCTGTTTCACGAGACCGGAGATGAAGGTCGAGCGCGTCAGCTATGATGTGATTACGCCGTCGGCGGCGCGCGGCATTTTGGAGGCGATCCACTGGAAGCCGGCGATCCGCTGGCATGTCGACCGCATCCACGTGCTGAGGCCGGTCCGCTTCCGGTCGATCCGCCGCAACGAGGTGGGCGCGAAGGCGAGCGCCGCCAATGTAGTCAGTGCCATGAAGCGCGGCACGACCGAAGGGTTGGGCATCGCCGTGGATGAAAATCGCCAGCAACGCGCGGCGCTGGTGCTGGTCGATGTTGCTTATGTGATCGAGGCGCATTTCACCCTGACCGGCAAGGCCGGGCCGGAGGACAGCGCCGCCAAACATGTGAGCATGTTCAACCGCCGCGCCGCGCAGGGCCAATGTTTTCACCGCCCCTGCCTGGGGACGCGGGAATTTGACGCCGAATTTGCCCTGATCGCCGACGGCGAACCCCTGCCGCCCTGCGAACTGCCGGCCGATCGGCGCGACGCCGATCTCGGCTGGATGCTGCACGACATAGACTTCGCGAATGGAAATGAATCCCGCTTCTTCCGCGCAAAGATGAAAGACGGCGTTATCGAAGTGCCGCCCTTCAGTGCGGACGAGGTGGTGGCATGA
- the cas8c gene encoding type I-C CRISPR-associated protein Cas8c/Csd1 translates to MTILQALDRYYHRLEGVAEPGCSPEKFGWCIILDPDGRVVDVEDRHDLSGKKPRPKIHMVPAAVKRTVGIAPNFLWDKSAYVLGRTAGEGKRTAQEHAAFVTTHLERLAGQEDEGLVALRRFLEQWRPEHFDQSDKFRPEMLDANFMFRLDGDMAYLHDRPAARALASARAGDEEGDGVFCLISGERGPIARLHPTIKGVEGAQTAGAALVSFNLDAFTSLGKDQGANAPTSQAAAFRYGAALNHLLTRDGPNRVRRPIGDATVVFWADASDAKAAEAADALFGNWMAGDITDAEEARKIGEEMDAVSKGRPIAELRADIEPGTRFHILGLSPNAARLSVRYWLTGTLDEFARRLADHHADLRIEPVPMGWGRAPSVNRLLARTTALQEKFENIPPLLAGEVMRAVLSGGRYPQSLLAAAIIRLRAGDDPLSGWHAAVIRAVLHRDHRIDPKKEDVPVSLAPDEPNRAYQLGRLFAVLETAQRMALGRVNATIRDRYFGAASATPASVFPLLLRGAQNHLGKLRKSGKGGWVEREIEDILEKLSLDLPRALPLAEQGRFAVGYYHQRKDQFKGRPEVAAELEAAESATEQGDEE, encoded by the coding sequence ATGACGATCCTCCAGGCGCTCGACCGTTATTATCATCGGCTTGAGGGCGTCGCGGAGCCGGGGTGCAGTCCGGAAAAATTCGGCTGGTGCATCATACTCGATCCTGACGGCAGGGTTGTCGATGTCGAGGATCGGCATGACCTTTCGGGCAAGAAGCCGCGCCCTAAAATCCATATGGTGCCCGCCGCGGTCAAGCGGACGGTCGGCATCGCCCCGAATTTCCTGTGGGACAAGAGCGCCTATGTGCTTGGCCGCACCGCCGGTGAAGGCAAACGCACCGCGCAGGAACATGCGGCCTTCGTAACCACGCATCTGGAACGGCTGGCGGGGCAGGAGGATGAAGGGCTTGTTGCGCTCAGGCGGTTTCTTGAACAATGGCGGCCCGAGCATTTCGATCAGTCGGACAAGTTCAGACCGGAAATGCTCGACGCCAATTTCATGTTCCGTCTCGACGGCGACATGGCTTATCTGCACGACCGCCCCGCGGCGCGGGCGCTGGCCAGCGCGCGGGCGGGCGATGAAGAGGGCGACGGCGTTTTCTGCCTGATATCGGGGGAGCGAGGACCGATAGCGCGGCTGCATCCCACCATCAAGGGCGTGGAAGGCGCACAAACTGCCGGAGCGGCGCTCGTTTCCTTCAATCTCGACGCCTTTACGTCTTTGGGCAAGGATCAGGGCGCCAATGCGCCCACCAGCCAGGCCGCCGCCTTTCGCTACGGGGCCGCACTCAATCATTTGCTGACCCGCGACGGTCCCAACCGCGTCCGCCGCCCCATCGGCGACGCGACGGTCGTTTTCTGGGCGGACGCCAGCGATGCCAAAGCGGCGGAGGCGGCGGATGCGCTGTTCGGCAACTGGATGGCAGGTGACATCACCGACGCGGAAGAGGCCCGCAAGATCGGCGAGGAGATGGACGCCGTCAGCAAGGGTAGGCCAATCGCGGAACTGCGTGCCGACATTGAGCCGGGCACGCGCTTCCACATCCTCGGCCTGTCGCCTAACGCCGCGCGCTTGTCCGTGCGCTACTGGCTGACGGGCACGCTGGACGAGTTCGCCCGGCGTCTGGCCGATCACCATGCCGACTTGCGTATCGAACCTGTGCCGATGGGCTGGGGCCGGGCGCCTTCGGTCAACCGCCTGCTGGCGCGCACCACCGCTTTGCAGGAAAAGTTCGAGAATATCCCGCCGCTGCTTGCCGGCGAGGTGATGCGCGCGGTCCTGTCGGGCGGCCGCTATCCGCAAAGCCTGCTGGCGGCCGCGATCATCCGGCTGCGCGCGGGCGACGACCCGCTGAGCGGCTGGCATGCCGCCGTGATCCGCGCGGTGCTGCACCGAGACCATCGTATCGACCCGAAAAAGGAGGATGTGCCTGTGAGCCTTGCGCCTGACGAACCCAACCGGGCCTATCAACTGGGCCGCCTGTTCGCGGTGCTGGAAACGGCGCAGCGCATGGCGCTGGGCCGGGTCAACGCCACCATCCGCGACCGCTACTTCGGCGCGGCGTCCGCAACGCCCGCCAGTGTCTTTCCGCTGCTGTTGCGCGGCGCGCAGAACCATCTGGGCAAGCTCCGCAAGTCCGGCAAGGGCGGATGGGTCGAACGCGAGATCGAGGATATCCTCGAAAAGCTGTCGCTCGACCTGCCCCGCGCCCTGCCGCTGGCCGAACAGGGGCGTTTTGCCGTGGGCTATTATCATCAGCGGAAGGATCAGTTCAAAGGCCGGCCCGAGGTGGCTGCCGAACTGGAAGCAGCCGAAAGCGCAACTGAACAGGGGGACGAAGAATGA
- the cas7c gene encoding type I-C CRISPR-associated protein Cas7/Csd2, which yields MSNPVTNRHEFILYFDVTNGNPNGDPDAGNMPRLDPETNLGLVSDVALKRKVRNYVAMASDNRIYMSEGSTLNLLHKEAWAAVMPDVTKTEDFKKLPKEEAKARELTAWMCSNFWDVRTFGAVMSTGVNAGQVRGPVQFSFARSVEPILPLEISITRMAATTEKDAEEKGARTMGRKHIVPYGLYRAHGYVSAPLASHPVKGTGFSEDDLELLWQALGNMFDHDRSAARGEMASRKLILFRHQSALGNAQAQSLFDRVRTLRVHQGAAHEIGSDGYYKNTDNWPPARRWEDYRVTIDRENLPSGVEIIER from the coding sequence ATGAGCAATCCGGTAACGAACCGCCACGAATTCATCCTCTATTTCGATGTCACGAACGGCAATCCCAATGGCGATCCCGATGCCGGCAACATGCCGCGGCTGGACCCGGAAACCAATCTGGGGCTGGTGTCGGACGTGGCCTTGAAGCGCAAGGTTCGCAACTATGTGGCGATGGCGTCGGACAACCGCATCTACATGTCCGAAGGATCGACACTCAATCTGCTGCACAAGGAAGCCTGGGCGGCTGTCATGCCGGATGTGACCAAGACGGAAGATTTCAAGAAACTGCCGAAGGAGGAGGCCAAGGCGCGTGAATTGACGGCGTGGATGTGTTCCAATTTCTGGGACGTTCGCACATTCGGCGCGGTGATGTCCACGGGCGTCAACGCAGGGCAGGTGCGCGGGCCGGTCCAGTTCAGCTTCGCCAGGTCGGTCGAGCCGATCCTGCCGCTGGAAATCTCCATCACCCGCATGGCCGCAACGACCGAAAAGGATGCTGAGGAAAAGGGTGCGCGCACCATGGGCCGCAAGCATATCGTGCCCTATGGCCTGTATCGCGCGCATGGCTATGTCTCCGCGCCGCTTGCGTCCCACCCGGTCAAGGGCACGGGCTTTTCCGAGGATGATCTGGAACTGTTGTGGCAGGCGCTGGGCAATATGTTCGACCATGACCGCTCCGCCGCGCGGGGCGAGATGGCCAGCCGCAAGCTCATCCTGTTCCGGCATCAAAGCGCGCTAGGCAATGCGCAGGCGCAGTCTTTGTTCGACCGGGTCAGGACACTGCGCGTGCATCAGGGCGCGGCGCATGAAATCGGCAGCGATGGCTATTACAAGAATACCGACAACTGGCCGCCCGCGCGCCGCTGGGAGGATTATCGCGTGACCATTGATCGCGAGAATCTCCCGTCCGGGGTCGAGATCATCGAACGGTGA
- the cas4 gene encoding CRISPR-associated protein Cas4: MQPPPPDPAVEDALVPVSALQHYLFCPRQCALIHVERIWAEDGATAEGRILHERVDGGRPDRRQGVRTVRGIALRSLAHGLTGKADAVEFRERGAAPYPVEYKRGRPKSHRADEVQLCAQAICLEEMFGQAVPEGALFYAQTKKRLIVTFDEALRALTLQVAADVRTMIAETHTPPPRFGPGCKHCSLADQCRPTRLEKPPCVQRWLTAQLDD; the protein is encoded by the coding sequence ATGCAACCGCCCCCACCGGACCCTGCCGTCGAGGACGCACTGGTGCCGGTGTCGGCCTTGCAGCATTATCTTTTCTGCCCGCGCCAATGCGCGCTGATCCATGTCGAGCGGATATGGGCCGAGGACGGCGCCACCGCAGAAGGGCGCATTCTCCACGAACGCGTCGATGGCGGACGCCCCGACCGGCGGCAGGGCGTCCGCACGGTGCGGGGCATCGCGCTACGGTCCTTGGCCCATGGGCTGACGGGCAAGGCTGATGCGGTCGAGTTCCGCGAACGGGGTGCGGCGCCCTATCCCGTCGAATATAAAAGAGGCCGCCCCAAGTCCCACCGCGCGGACGAGGTGCAACTCTGCGCCCAGGCCATCTGCCTGGAGGAAATGTTCGGCCAGGCGGTGCCGGAAGGCGCGCTCTTTTACGCACAAACGAAAAAGCGCCTGATTGTGACATTCGACGAAGCCCTGCGCGCGTTGACCCTGCAAGTCGCCGCCGATGTCCGCACGATGATCGCGGAAACCCACACACCGCCGCCGCGCTTCGGCCCGGGATGCAAACATTGTTCGCTCGCCGATCAATGTCGGCCCACAAGGCTGGAGAAGCCGCCGTGCGTGCAGCGCTGGCTGACCGCTCAGTTAGATGACTGA
- the cas1c gene encoding type I-C CRISPR-associated endonuclease Cas1c, whose amino-acid sequence MRRHLNTIYVTSENAWLRKDGANIVVEVDGQERGRAPLHMIGGVVCFGRPGASPALMAACADAGIALSFLTPNGKFLARMEGLRTGNVLLRRTQYRMADDPARAVPIVRGIVTAKAANQRTVLRRALRDHGDRMEAAARATIETAEARLVHIARRAAAAQDVATLRGHEGEAALVYFGAFDAMIQGDRTAFSFRGRSRRPPLDRVNALLSFLYAMLGHDCRSALESVGFDPQVGFLHADRPGRASLSLDLMEELRPVLADRQALTLINRGQLKARDFAIDEGGAVSLTEDGRKAVLVAWQDRKKRDLRHPFLGETMPMGLVPHVQALLLSRHVRGDLDGYPPFIWK is encoded by the coding sequence ATGCGTCGTCATCTCAACACCATCTATGTGACCAGCGAGAATGCCTGGTTACGCAAGGACGGCGCCAACATCGTAGTGGAAGTGGATGGACAGGAACGCGGCCGCGCACCCTTGCACATGATCGGCGGCGTTGTGTGCTTTGGCCGTCCGGGCGCTTCCCCGGCGCTGATGGCGGCCTGCGCCGATGCGGGGATCGCCCTGTCCTTCCTGACACCCAATGGCAAATTCCTGGCCCGGATGGAGGGGCTGCGCACCGGCAACGTCCTGCTGCGGCGGACCCAGTACAGGATGGCGGACGATCCGGCGCGCGCCGTGCCGATTGTGCGGGGCATCGTCACAGCCAAGGCCGCCAACCAGCGGACCGTGCTGCGCCGAGCGTTGCGCGACCATGGCGACAGGATGGAAGCGGCAGCCCGCGCCACGATCGAAACCGCCGAAGCGCGCCTCGTCCATATCGCACGTCGCGCCGCAGCAGCACAGGATGTCGCGACTTTGCGAGGCCATGAAGGGGAAGCGGCGCTCGTATATTTCGGCGCCTTTGATGCCATGATACAGGGTGATCGCACCGCCTTTTCCTTTCGCGGCCGCTCCCGTCGGCCTCCGCTCGATCGGGTCAACGCGCTTCTGTCTTTCCTTTATGCCATGCTGGGGCATGATTGCCGGTCCGCGCTGGAAAGTGTCGGGTTCGATCCGCAGGTCGGCTTTCTGCACGCCGATCGACCGGGACGGGCCAGCCTGTCGCTGGATTTGATGGAAGAGTTGCGCCCGGTGCTGGCAGACCGGCAAGCGCTGACATTGATAAACCGCGGACAACTAAAGGCTCGTGACTTCGCGATCGACGAAGGTGGCGCCGTATCGCTCACAGAGGATGGGCGCAAAGCGGTGCTGGTCGCCTGGCAGGATCGCAAGAAGCGCGACCTGCGCCATCCTTTCCTGGGCGAGACCATGCCGATGGGGCTGGTGCCGCATGTCCAGGCGCTGCTTCTGTCGCGCCATGTCCGCGGCGACCTGGACGGCTATCCGCCATTCATCTGGAAATGA
- the cas2 gene encoding CRISPR-associated endonuclease Cas2 has protein sequence MLVTYDVNTQDAEGRRRLRRVARACLDYGQRVQNSVFECEVDPAQWTRLRAHLLAEINQSKDSLRFYRLGADGKRRIEHVGASPVIDLDGPLLF, from the coding sequence ATGCTTGTAACCTATGACGTGAACACGCAGGATGCGGAGGGGCGCCGCCGATTGCGCCGGGTCGCGCGCGCTTGCCTGGATTACGGCCAGCGGGTTCAGAATTCGGTGTTCGAATGCGAGGTGGACCCAGCGCAATGGACGCGCTTGCGGGCACATTTGCTTGCTGAGATCAATCAGTCGAAGGACAGTTTGCGATTCTACAGACTGGGCGCGGACGGCAAGCGTCGGATCGAACATGTTGGCGCAAGCCCGGTCATTGATCTGGACGGCCCGCTGCTTTTTTGA
- a CDS encoding TIM-barrel domain-containing protein — protein sequence MSASSTGLDARGHMKNVMPAAASGFAFTRLAQGVQIRVDSVTKNLIFYGPATLRVNATLGENYWTAPSLAVIAKPQPIHFTVSETAAALTIRSAKLRVEISKANGALRFFDTSGELYTEENAAAPQTLTKRTISGAPTLEATNSFTLHPDEAIYGLGFNGTDTSNRRGKELLLVQTNVGIVIPVLMSSRRYGVMWDSYSQMKFKDDAGGASMWAESAPGGVDYYFMAGETPDAVVGAYRALTGQAPMYPKQAFGLFMSKERYKTQAQLLDVARSFRKDGFPLDYIVQDWQYWGSDKDGSWSGMTWDAARYPDPAGMARDVHDMHMKLMVSIWPSIGNDTALARELDSHGLRFEPLHWISKHARVYDAYSPLGRQIYFRHIKSGLLDKGVDALWMDGTEIEVSSAMWNAQDNIRDTKALGRNALGDFTRYLNPYSLLTTQGTYDGQRATSDRRVFTLTRSGWAGAQRTAAASWSGDIYASWKTLKQQVADGVNVTVTGNPYWTQDTGGFFVADFPGGEKNPAWRELYARWLQFSAFNPIMRIHGTNVEREPYLFRETDPAVYASLLRSTRLRYRMLPYIYSLSAKVTSDSYTLMRPLMMDFPDDRTTDRIDDSFMFGPSILVHPVTRAMYNIVQPPAATIPTEYLRTPDGQPGLAGQYFEGQNFEAPKGKFVDLKVDHNWPDPPLAEIPGGLADLQHFSARWEGTITAPEDGEYEIGLEGNDGFRLKLNGRTVVEDWAAGAARYKGALVTLRKGQAVKVGIDYYQVDGNRALRLAWRRPSERQASDGTSTALDERMETYLPQGAGWYDFWTNERFDGGRRVMRQTPLDLIPLYVRAGSILPMGPNIQYATQDPGAAYEIRIYPGADAHFTLYEDDNETYAYEKGARATYDLVWNDAAKTLSVGARRGRFPGMTARRDLKLVLMSGTGKGGLDMLPATKLISYTGKAAKVRF from the coding sequence GTGAGCGCCTCCTCGACCGGCCTCGATGCGCGCGGTCACATGAAAAACGTCATGCCGGCCGCTGCGAGTGGCTTTGCCTTCACCCGCCTCGCCCAAGGCGTGCAGATCCGCGTCGACAGCGTCACCAAGAACCTCATCTTCTACGGCCCAGCGACCCTTCGCGTGAACGCGACGCTCGGCGAAAATTACTGGACCGCGCCCAGTCTGGCGGTGATCGCCAAGCCTCAGCCCATTCATTTCACCGTATCGGAGACCGCCGCCGCGTTGACGATCAGAAGCGCGAAGCTGCGGGTCGAAATTAGCAAGGCGAATGGCGCGCTGCGCTTCTTCGATACTTCGGGAGAGCTCTACACTGAAGAGAATGCCGCCGCGCCGCAGACGCTGACCAAGCGCACCATCTCCGGCGCGCCGACGCTGGAGGCGACCAACAGCTTCACCCTGCACCCTGACGAGGCGATTTATGGCCTGGGGTTCAACGGCACCGACACGAGCAATCGCCGGGGCAAGGAACTGCTCCTGGTCCAGACCAATGTCGGCATCGTCATCCCGGTGCTGATGTCCTCCCGTCGCTATGGCGTGATGTGGGACAGCTATTCCCAGATGAAGTTCAAGGACGATGCCGGTGGCGCGTCGATGTGGGCCGAAAGCGCGCCGGGGGGTGTGGACTATTATTTCATGGCAGGCGAGACCCCGGACGCGGTGGTAGGAGCCTATCGCGCCCTGACCGGCCAGGCGCCGATGTATCCCAAACAGGCATTCGGCCTGTTCATGAGCAAGGAACGATACAAGACGCAGGCCCAGTTGCTCGATGTTGCCCGCAGCTTCCGGAAGGACGGCTTCCCGCTCGATTATATCGTGCAGGACTGGCAATATTGGGGTTCGGACAAGGACGGTAGCTGGAGCGGCATGACCTGGGACGCGGCGCGCTATCCCGATCCCGCCGGCATGGCGCGCGATGTGCATGACATGCACATGAAGCTGATGGTGTCGATCTGGCCGTCTATCGGCAACGATACGGCGCTGGCCAGGGAACTGGACAGCCACGGCCTGCGCTTCGAGCCGCTGCACTGGATATCGAAACATGCGCGGGTTTACGACGCATATAGTCCGCTGGGACGACAAATCTATTTCAGGCACATCAAGTCCGGCCTGCTCGACAAGGGCGTCGATGCGCTCTGGATGGACGGCACCGAAATCGAGGTGTCGAGCGCGATGTGGAACGCGCAGGACAATATCCGCGACACCAAGGCGCTGGGCCGCAACGCGCTGGGCGATTTCACGCGCTATCTCAATCCCTATTCCCTGCTGACGACGCAGGGCACCTATGACGGGCAGCGGGCGACCAGCGACAGGCGCGTCTTCACGCTCACCCGGTCGGGCTGGGCGGGCGCTCAGCGGACGGCTGCGGCATCGTGGAGCGGGGACATCTATGCAAGCTGGAAGACGCTGAAGCAGCAGGTGGCCGACGGCGTCAACGTGACCGTCACCGGCAACCCTTACTGGACGCAGGACACGGGCGGCTTCTTCGTCGCGGACTTTCCCGGCGGCGAGAAGAACCCGGCGTGGCGCGAACTCTACGCCCGCTGGCTGCAATTTTCGGCCTTCAATCCGATCATGCGGATTCACGGCACCAACGTCGAGCGCGAACCCTATCTGTTCAGGGAGACCGACCCGGCCGTCTATGCCTCGCTGCTCAGGTCCACGCGGCTGCGCTACCGAATGCTGCCTTATATCTACAGCCTTAGCGCGAAGGTGACGTCGGACAGCTATACGCTGATGCGGCCGTTGATGATGGACTTCCCCGACGATCGCACGACCGACAGGATCGACGACAGCTTCATGTTCGGACCGTCCATCCTCGTCCATCCGGTAACGCGCGCGATGTACAACATCGTGCAGCCTCCAGCCGCGACGATTCCGACCGAATATCTGCGCACCCCGGACGGCCAGCCGGGGCTTGCGGGGCAATATTTCGAAGGGCAGAATTTCGAGGCGCCCAAGGGCAAGTTCGTCGATCTCAAGGTCGACCATAACTGGCCCGACCCTCCCCTTGCCGAAATTCCTGGCGGGCTCGCCGATCTCCAGCATTTTTCCGCGAGATGGGAAGGCACGATCACGGCGCCTGAAGATGGCGAATATGAAATCGGGCTGGAAGGCAATGACGGCTTTCGCCTGAAGCTGAACGGCAGGACCGTCGTGGAAGACTGGGCGGCGGGCGCCGCGCGCTACAAGGGCGCTCTCGTCACGTTGCGCAAAGGGCAGGCCGTCAAGGTCGGGATCGACTATTATCAGGTCGACGGCAATCGCGCGCTGCGCCTCGCCTGGCGTCGACCGAGCGAGCGGCAGGCGAGTGACGGAACGTCGACGGCCCTGGACGAGCGGATGGAAACCTATCTGCCCCAAGGCGCTGGCTGGTATGATTTCTGGACAAACGAGCGTTTCGACGGCGGCCGACGGGTGATGCGCCAAACGCCACTCGATCTGATTCCGCTCTATGTGCGGGCGGGGTCGATTTTGCCCATGGGGCCGAATATCCAATATGCGACACAAGACCCCGGCGCGGCATACGAGATTCGCATCTATCCCGGCGCCGACGCGCACTTCACCCTCTACGAGGATGACAACGAAACCTACGCTTACGAAAAGGGCGCCCGCGCCACTTATGATCTGGTCTGGAACGACGCAGCGAAGACGCTGAGCGTAGGCGCTCGCCGGGGCCGCTTCCCGGGCATGACAGCGCGCCGCGACCTCAAGCTCGTCCTCATGAGCGGCACTGGCAAAGGCGGGTTGGACATGCTGCCCGCGACGAAGCTCATCTCCTATACCGGCAAAGCTGCAAAGGTGCGGTTCTGA